A DNA window from Halanaerobium saccharolyticum subsp. saccharolyticum DSM 6643 contains the following coding sequences:
- the rodA gene encoding rod shape-determining protein RodA: MNWNKKFLHYLNFNVPFAVILLIIIGFISISSAVEINQVDSGALRFLQKQAVSVGLGLLIIFILQAFDYKIFKEYAVLIYITMLLILTATLFLGSGVSGGAHWISIGRFNLQTSELSKIMLILVLAAVIDNNSDDMGYLKGMFLPSLVAFIPFTLVILQNDLGTALVLFFIYLMMLFAGGGNFKYMASVFGGGFLFVVSLITAHVFFNTPLPFLKEYQLNRLIVFINPNIDPHGSGYNIIQSIIALGSGKTFGKGLFAGTQNQLNFLPEKHTDFIFSVIGEEFGFIGAAVVILLFLFLLWQFLSIAENARDRYGYLVMIGIIAMFLFHVLENIGMTMGIMPITGIPLPFISYGGTFMLTSLTAVAIAININLRKNKLMF; encoded by the coding sequence ATGAACTGGAATAAGAAATTCCTGCATTATTTAAATTTTAATGTGCCCTTTGCTGTAATACTATTAATTATTATTGGTTTTATTAGTATTAGTTCTGCTGTAGAAATTAATCAGGTAGATAGCGGCGCATTAAGATTTTTACAAAAACAGGCAGTCTCAGTTGGGCTGGGGCTGCTAATAATATTTATTTTGCAGGCCTTTGATTATAAAATTTTTAAAGAATATGCGGTCTTGATTTATATCACAATGTTGTTGATTTTAACTGCTACCCTATTTTTAGGTAGCGGCGTTTCTGGGGGAGCACACTGGATTAGTATCGGGCGATTTAATCTGCAGACTTCAGAATTATCAAAAATAATGCTGATTTTAGTTTTAGCGGCAGTGATTGATAATAATTCTGATGATATGGGCTATTTAAAAGGGATGTTTTTACCTTCTCTGGTAGCTTTTATACCATTTACTCTAGTAATACTGCAAAATGACTTAGGTACAGCCTTAGTCCTGTTTTTTATATATTTAATGATGCTTTTTGCAGGCGGAGGTAATTTCAAATATATGGCTTCAGTCTTTGGAGGTGGGTTTTTATTTGTTGTGTCATTAATTACAGCCCATGTATTTTTTAATACACCACTTCCTTTTTTAAAAGAATATCAGCTTAATCGATTAATAGTTTTTATTAATCCTAATATTGATCCCCACGGCAGCGGCTACAATATTATCCAATCTATTATTGCCCTTGGTTCGGGTAAAACCTTTGGGAAGGGCCTTTTTGCTGGGACACAAAATCAGCTTAATTTTTTACCTGAAAAACATACAGATTTTATTTTTTCAGTAATTGGCGAAGAATTTGGATTTATTGGAGCAGCAGTTGTAATTTTATTATTTTTATTTTTACTCTGGCAGTTTTTAAGCATTGCCGAAAATGCAAGGGATAGATATGGTTATTTAGTTATGATAGGAATCATAGCAATGTTTCTATTTCATGTGCTGGAGAATATCGGAATGACAATGGGAATTATGCCAATAACAGGTATTCCACTTCCCTTTATTAGTTATGGAGGAACTTTTATGTTAACCTCTTTAACTGCAGTGGCAATAGCAATTAATATAAATTTAAGGAAAAACAAATTGATGTTTTAA
- the minC gene encoding septum site-determining protein MinC, with product MASVFSFQAVSDGIVMNFRDGSTFGSIKKAVNLHAAEASDFFTGVNLYLNLSGLELTYEQLEELMQIVKKYNRVNKIYFTARKIEKEEKSSENSSEAVIINRTLRSGQRVKHQANVVIVGDVNPGAEVIAGGDIIVFGRLRGVVHAGAGGSKEAQVAALKLNPTQLRIASLIARSPDDSDSSKLQAERAFIENDQIIVEKI from the coding sequence ATGGCTTCTGTGTTTTCTTTTCAGGCAGTTTCAGATGGTATAGTTATGAATTTTCGTGATGGCAGTACTTTTGGGAGCATAAAAAAAGCTGTCAACCTTCATGCTGCTGAAGCTTCTGATTTTTTTACAGGTGTTAATTTATATTTAAATTTAAGCGGACTTGAATTGACGTATGAACAGCTAGAAGAACTGATGCAAATAGTAAAAAAATATAATAGAGTCAACAAGATCTATTTTACAGCCAGAAAAATCGAAAAAGAAGAAAAAAGTTCTGAAAATAGTTCGGAAGCAGTAATCATTAATCGGACTTTAAGATCTGGTCAAAGAGTAAAGCATCAGGCAAATGTTGTAATAGTTGGTGATGTAAATCCAGGTGCAGAAGTAATTGCTGGAGGAGATATAATAGTTTTTGGAAGGCTGAGAGGTGTTGTTCATGCAGGTGCCGGTGGTAGTAAAGAGGCTCAGGTTGCTGCTTTAAAGCTTAATCCAACTCAATTAAGGATTGCATCCTTAATTGCCAGATCACCTGATGATAGTGATAGTTCAAAGCTGCAGGCTGAAAGAGCATTTATCGAGAATGATCAAATTATTGTAGAGAAAATTTAG
- the rpmA gene encoding 50S ribosomal protein L27, with product MSQKKGVGSSRNGRDSESNRLGVKEFDGEFVSAGSILVRQRGTKFKPGLNVGRGNDDTLFSKVDGYVKFERKGRKNRQISVYTEDQVAAIAN from the coding sequence ATGTCCCAGAAGAAGGGTGTTGGTAGTTCCCGGAATGGTCGTGATAGTGAATCGAATCGGCTAGGTGTTAAGGAATTCGACGGTGAATTTGTATCAGCTGGTAGTATTTTAGTACGTCAGAGAGGTACTAAGTTTAAGCCAGGTTTAAATGTTGGCCGTGGAAATGATGATACTTTATTCTCCAAGGTTGACGGTTATGTTAAATTTGAAAGAAAAGGTAGAAAGAATCGTCAAATCAGTGTGTATACAGAAGATCAGGTAGCAGCTATTGCTAACTAA
- the minE gene encoding cell division topological specificity factor MinE — translation MLKWLGLKSDDKDKKSKSVAKERLQFVLVQDRVKLTPDEMDAMRDELIGVLSKYIDVDSQNIEMDVKREDDMTALVANFPLKGSK, via the coding sequence ATATTAAAGTGGCTCGGTTTAAAAAGTGATGATAAAGATAAGAAGAGTAAAAGTGTTGCAAAAGAAAGATTACAATTTGTACTTGTTCAGGACAGAGTAAAATTAACTCCAGATGAAATGGATGCAATGCGTGACGAATTAATAGGTGTTTTAAGTAAATATATAGATGTAGATTCTCAGAATATTGAAATGGATGTTAAACGTGAAGATGATATGACAGCCTTAGTTGCGAATTTCCCCCTTAAAGGTTCAAAATAG
- the rplU gene encoding 50S ribosomal protein L21 → MYAIIKTGGKQYRVEEGQIIKIEKLSAEEGENVEFDQILAVSDDDGLKAGSPMIEGASVKGKVIDQGKNKKIVVFKYKPKIRYRKKTGHRQPYTRVLIEDINA, encoded by the coding sequence ATGTACGCTATTATTAAAACTGGCGGTAAACAGTACCGCGTTGAAGAAGGTCAAATAATTAAAATTGAAAAGCTTTCTGCTGAGGAAGGCGAAAATGTAGAATTTGATCAGATTTTAGCTGTATCTGATGATGATGGTTTAAAAGCAGGTTCTCCAATGATTGAAGGAGCTTCTGTAAAGGGAAAGGTAATCGATCAAGGTAAAAATAAAAAGATTGTCGTTTTTAAGTATAAACCAAAGATTAGATATCGCAAGAAAACTGGTCATAGACAGCCTTACACTAGAGTTTTAATCGAAGACATTAATGCTTAA
- a CDS encoding Rne/Rng family ribonuclease produces the protein MSRQIIINSEYRERRAALLNNNSLEDLFFERDTYQKIAGNVYRGRVQDVLPGMQAAFVDIGISRNAFIHLNDLYPILNNEQKKKLSKKELNVKHVLQPGQWLMVQVVKEPMGSKGAKVTCKISIPGRFFVYIPSDNKIGISRRINDDGERGRLKSIGQDLKSGSEGLIIRTNARDESYTKLQNDYNFLSGTWKRIRNDFFKKNDIDILYQEEDLLKNLIRDYLDENIDRVVVDDQKDYQRLIDLTSVFAPDLKNRIALYQRNVPILAAYNIEKEIESLLQRKVWLKSGGYLVIDQTEALVSIDINTGKFTGKKNLQDTIVKTNKEAVAEIARQIKLRDIGGIIIIDFIDMNNQSDQQSVTDLLANELAKDRTKTSILGFTQLGLLEMTRKKVREGFGSLMQKDCPVCGGTGKVLSESTVAMKVIRKIDEITSRKKYPAVSLELHPEVAAVLIGAGGEKLQELEDKFGIDIFISGNAELKYEDMIIEKGTKEDLQPEILELDAGDRIKVKIEDQHASNEEAGIARIDGYIIIVNGAGNMVDNEVEIIIDDMHRTYARAHLA, from the coding sequence ATGAGCAGACAAATAATTATTAATTCGGAATACAGAGAAAGAAGAGCGGCTTTATTAAATAATAATTCTTTAGAAGATCTCTTTTTTGAAAGAGATACCTATCAAAAAATAGCTGGGAATGTTTATCGAGGGAGAGTACAGGATGTGCTGCCAGGTATGCAGGCAGCTTTTGTTGATATTGGAATCTCACGCAATGCTTTTATTCACTTAAATGATTTATATCCAATTTTAAATAATGAGCAGAAAAAGAAGTTGAGCAAAAAAGAATTAAATGTTAAGCATGTATTACAGCCTGGACAATGGTTGATGGTTCAGGTAGTTAAAGAACCAATGGGGTCTAAAGGGGCAAAAGTTACCTGTAAGATTTCTATTCCAGGAAGATTCTTTGTTTATATACCATCTGATAATAAAATTGGTATTTCTCGCAGAATCAATGATGATGGTGAGCGTGGACGCTTAAAATCTATTGGTCAGGATTTAAAAAGTGGTAGTGAAGGGCTGATTATTAGAACTAACGCTCGTGATGAAAGTTATACAAAATTACAGAATGATTATAACTTTTTATCAGGAACCTGGAAAAGAATTCGTAATGACTTTTTCAAAAAAAATGATATAGATATTTTATATCAAGAAGAAGATTTACTCAAAAATTTAATTAGAGATTATTTAGATGAAAATATTGATCGAGTAGTAGTAGATGATCAAAAAGACTATCAGCGTTTAATAGACTTAACTTCAGTTTTTGCACCAGATTTAAAAAATAGAATTGCGCTTTATCAGCGTAATGTACCTATTTTAGCAGCATATAATATTGAAAAAGAAATAGAAAGTTTGCTGCAGCGTAAGGTATGGCTGAAATCAGGTGGCTATCTGGTTATTGATCAGACTGAAGCATTAGTCTCAATTGATATTAATACAGGTAAATTTACCGGTAAAAAGAACCTACAGGATACCATAGTTAAAACAAATAAAGAAGCTGTTGCCGAAATAGCCCGTCAGATAAAATTAAGAGATATCGGTGGAATCATTATTATTGATTTTATAGATATGAACAATCAATCTGATCAGCAGTCAGTAACTGATCTTTTAGCAAATGAGCTGGCAAAAGATAGAACAAAAACCTCTATTTTAGGTTTTACTCAGCTTGGCCTGCTGGAGATGACTCGTAAAAAGGTTAGAGAAGGTTTTGGTTCACTAATGCAGAAGGATTGTCCTGTTTGTGGAGGAACTGGTAAAGTTTTATCAGAATCGACAGTAGCGATGAAGGTAATTCGTAAAATTGATGAGATTACCAGCAGAAAAAAATATCCAGCCGTATCTTTAGAACTGCATCCAGAAGTAGCAGCAGTTTTAATTGGTGCTGGAGGGGAAAAACTGCAGGAGCTTGAAGATAAGTTTGGCATTGATATTTTTATCAGTGGAAATGCTGAATTAAAATATGAAGACATGATAATTGAAAAAGGAACTAAAGAAGATTTACAACCTGAGATTTTAGAATTAGATGCAGGTGATAGAATTAAAGTTAAAATTGAAGATCAGCATGCCAGTAACGAAGAAGCGGGTATAGCACGAATTGATGGTTATATTATCATTGTTAACGGTGCCGGGAATATGGTTGATAATGAAGTTGAGATTATAATTGATGATATGCATCGAACTTACGCTAGAGCTCACCTAGCATAA
- a CDS encoding TIGR03960 family B12-binding radical SAM protein has product MQFKNKIIENLYKISSPERYTGNEWNTINKDWNQDRLKVALAFPDVYEIGMSHLGLKILYHLINREDNMLAERVYAPWQDMENLMKEEQIPLYTLESYHEIKDFDILGFTLQYEMSYTNILNMLDLSGLSIYASEREEDDPLIIAGGSTVFNSEPIADFIDLFFIGEAESFIIELLNEYKSLKAEGLAKTEILSKLNKMDGVYVPSLFSEEYGDSGEILALNSAEGEKERVKKQVVQNLDQAFYPTDFIVPYRDTVHERVVLEISRGCTRSCRFCAAGMAYRPVRERSVERLMDLAEKALKSTGYDEISLTSLSTVDYTEAKKLVQAMTERFSDQMISVSLSSLRVDKFSVELAEEVNKVRKTGLTFAPEAGTQRLRDVINKNISEDDIYSAARSAFENGWSKIKLYFMIGLPTETMEDVKGIAEMAQKIKDIGQEVRRNTKERMRRIEVSVSASTFVPKVFTPFQWHKMDDIETIIKKHDYLRANIKGRSFSFSWNDPELSRLEGVLARGDRRLSKVIASAWEKGSRFEGWHECFEPRIWGEAFRENNIQPEDYLRERGEAEIFSWEKLDIGISKSFLINEYKNAHNEVLIDDCRFADCHGCGVCGNFEVDLELVGGRSNELQN; this is encoded by the coding sequence TTGCAATTTAAGAATAAAATTATAGAAAATTTATATAAAATATCCAGTCCGGAAAGATATACTGGTAATGAATGGAATACAATAAATAAGGACTGGAATCAGGATAGATTAAAAGTGGCCCTGGCCTTTCCTGATGTTTATGAGATTGGGATGTCTCATTTAGGGCTTAAAATTTTATATCATTTAATTAACCGAGAAGATAATATGCTGGCAGAAAGAGTTTATGCTCCCTGGCAGGATATGGAAAATTTAATGAAAGAGGAGCAGATACCGCTTTATACTTTAGAATCTTACCATGAAATTAAAGATTTTGATATCTTAGGTTTTACTCTGCAATATGAGATGAGTTACACTAATATTTTAAATATGCTTGATTTGAGTGGGCTTTCTATTTATGCTTCTGAAAGAGAAGAGGATGATCCGCTAATTATTGCTGGGGGTTCAACAGTTTTTAATTCTGAACCAATAGCAGACTTTATAGATTTATTTTTTATTGGGGAAGCAGAATCTTTTATTATTGAACTTTTGAATGAATATAAGAGCTTGAAGGCTGAAGGTTTAGCTAAGACTGAAATTTTAAGTAAGTTAAACAAAATGGATGGTGTTTATGTTCCTTCTTTATTTAGTGAAGAATATGGAGACAGTGGAGAAATTTTAGCCTTAAATTCTGCTGAAGGCGAAAAAGAAAGAGTGAAAAAGCAGGTGGTTCAAAATTTAGATCAGGCTTTTTATCCAACTGATTTTATTGTTCCTTATCGAGATACAGTTCATGAGCGAGTAGTATTAGAGATTTCTCGAGGTTGTACCAGAAGCTGTAGATTTTGTGCAGCTGGAATGGCCTACAGACCGGTTAGAGAACGCAGTGTTGAGCGTTTGATGGATCTGGCTGAAAAAGCTTTAAAATCAACTGGCTATGATGAAATTTCTTTAACTTCTTTAAGTACAGTAGATTATACCGAGGCCAAAAAATTGGTACAGGCAATGACTGAGAGATTTAGCGATCAGATGATAAGTGTATCTTTATCTTCACTTCGAGTCGATAAGTTTTCTGTGGAGCTGGCAGAAGAAGTTAATAAAGTTAGAAAAACTGGATTGACTTTTGCTCCAGAAGCAGGAACTCAGCGCTTAAGAGATGTGATCAATAAAAACATTAGTGAAGATGATATTTACAGTGCAGCACGCTCCGCTTTTGAAAATGGTTGGTCCAAGATAAAACTATATTTCATGATTGGTCTACCAACTGAAACTATGGAGGATGTAAAGGGAATTGCAGAAATGGCTCAAAAGATAAAAGACATTGGTCAGGAAGTTCGCCGTAACACAAAGGAAAGAATGCGTAGGATTGAAGTTTCAGTCAGCGCCTCCACCTTTGTTCCCAAAGTTTTTACACCTTTTCAGTGGCATAAAATGGATGATATTGAAACAATCATCAAAAAACATGACTATTTAAGAGCTAACATTAAGGGCCGCAGTTTTTCTTTTAGCTGGAATGATCCAGAACTTTCGCGTTTGGAAGGGGTACTTGCCAGAGGCGATAGAAGATTATCAAAGGTTATTGCTTCAGCTTGGGAAAAGGGAAGTCGTTTTGAAGGCTGGCATGAGTGTTTTGAACCAAGAATTTGGGGAGAGGCTTTTAGAGAAAATAATATTCAACCTGAAGATTATTTAAGAGAAAGAGGAGAAGCAGAAATTTTCTCCTGGGAAAAATTAGATATTGGTATTTCTAAATCTTTTTTAATCAATGAATATAAAAATGCACATAATGAAGTATTGATTGATGACTGCAGATTTGCTGACTGTCATGGTTGCGGAGTTTGTGGAAATTTTGAAGTTGATTTAGAGTTAGTAGGTGGTAGAAGCAATGAATTACAGAATTAA
- the minD gene encoding septum site-determining protein MinD: MAGKTIVITSGKGGVGKTTSSANIGTALAMQGNKVCLIDADIGLRNLDVVMGLENRIVYDIVDVVENNCRLEQAMIRDKRYDGLYLLPAAQTRDKTSVTPFQMKELIDQLKEDMDFVVVDSPAGIEQGFKNAIAGADQAIIVTTPEISAVRDADRIIGLLEAEGLRDPEVIINRIRADMVDRGDMMGIDDMIEILAIDLIGIVPEDEGIVVSTNKGEPIALNDKAKAGQAYRNIARRIMGEDLPMMKLEKDGFITRFKKLVGLS, encoded by the coding sequence TTGGCAGGCAAGACAATTGTTATTACTTCAGGTAAAGGTGGCGTAGGTAAAACTACTTCCTCAGCTAATATTGGAACTGCCCTGGCAATGCAGGGTAATAAAGTGTGCTTAATTGATGCTGATATTGGGCTCAGAAATTTGGATGTAGTGATGGGTTTAGAAAATAGAATAGTTTATGACATAGTTGATGTAGTTGAAAATAACTGCAGACTTGAGCAGGCGATGATTAGAGATAAGCGTTATGATGGCTTATATCTTTTGCCAGCAGCTCAAACAAGGGACAAAACTTCTGTAACACCTTTTCAGATGAAAGAACTAATTGATCAACTAAAAGAAGATATGGATTTTGTGGTTGTTGATTCACCAGCTGGAATTGAGCAGGGATTTAAAAATGCAATTGCCGGAGCTGATCAGGCAATTATTGTTACTACACCAGAAATTTCTGCTGTTCGTGATGCTGACAGAATCATTGGTTTATTAGAAGCTGAAGGTTTAAGAGATCCAGAAGTTATTATCAATAGAATAAGAGCAGATATGGTTGACCGTGGAGATATGATGGGTATTGATGATATGATAGAAATACTTGCTATTGATCTAATAGGTATAGTACCTGAAGATGAGGGTATTGTAGTTTCTACAAATAAAGGTGAACCTATTGCTTTAAACGATAAGGCTAAAGCAGGTCAGGCATATAGAAATATCGCTCGTAGAATTATGGGTGAAGATCTGCCGATGATGAAATTAGAAAAAGATGGTTTTATAACTAGATTTAAAAAATTAGTTGGTTTATCTTAA
- a CDS encoding TIGR03936 family radical SAM-associated protein: protein MNYRIKFAKLEDLMYISHLEVIKTLRRIIRRAELPAAFSQGYNPRINLAIGPPLAVGLISKGEYFDLELEEEMEPEKLIEALNTASPKDLRFLKAAAVPDDIRSLSSLLDTAIYTINFDYAAEKSLEEAEAMLKEFMGQEEIMIIRHRRKKSDRKIDLKKRIFSAEIVDKNNWKFAVVTGSRGNVRPEELNRALREKYPEIKDFSPLQVIREGVFVRDGEEFKPPYAEKFIGS from the coding sequence ATGAATTACAGAATTAAATTTGCTAAATTAGAAGATTTAATGTATATTTCTCATTTAGAGGTCATTAAAACACTGAGGAGGATAATTAGAAGGGCAGAACTGCCCGCAGCTTTTTCTCAGGGATATAATCCAAGGATAAATCTTGCAATTGGTCCTCCGCTTGCTGTTGGTCTAATTAGTAAGGGAGAATATTTTGATCTAGAATTAGAGGAAGAAATGGAGCCCGAAAAATTAATTGAGGCTTTAAATACTGCCTCACCTAAAGATTTAAGATTTTTAAAAGCAGCTGCAGTACCAGATGATATAAGATCACTGTCATCACTTTTAGATACAGCAATTTATACAATTAATTTTGATTACGCTGCCGAAAAAAGTTTAGAAGAAGCAGAGGCAATGTTAAAAGAATTTATGGGACAGGAAGAAATTATGATAATAAGACATAGACGAAAGAAATCGGACAGAAAAATAGATTTAAAGAAAAGAATATTTTCTGCAGAAATAGTAGATAAAAACAATTGGAAATTTGCAGTTGTAACAGGGAGTAGAGGTAATGTGAGACCTGAGGAACTTAACAGGGCTTTAAGAGAAAAGTATCCAGAAATTAAGGACTTTTCACCGCTACAAGTTATTAGAGAGGGAGTTTTTGTTAGAGATGGAGAAGAATTCAAGCCTCCCTATGCAGAAAAATTCATCGGGAGTTGA
- the obgE gene encoding GTPase ObgE: protein MFIDEVEFKVKAGDGGNGIVSFRREKFIDQGGPDGGDGGDGGSIILKVDEGMNTLADYRYNNIYKADRGQNGQGKKMHGKNGEDLYLDVPPGTMVYDADTDQFLADLKEAGDQYVIAEGGKGGRGNARFKKSTRKAPRFSENGAKGKLRKVRLELKVLADVGLVGYPNVGKSTLISQVSHAKPKIDSYHFTTLHPNLGVVKYGEYQSFVMADIPGIIEGAHQGTGLGDEFLKHLERTRLLVHVIDVSGIEGRDPLADFETINNELNKYNDYLASLEQVVALNKIDLEEGRQNIETVKSELNDRGYSVFPISAVTGEGCKPLIYHLGQRLQELPEREIEKEEEVVIKPDFVDELYIKKLNKDKFEIRGTLLDSYLEKTDFNNDAAVQRLMRVLKHHGLNEMMNSEGVKEGDTVVIGPLEFDYVE, encoded by the coding sequence ATGTTTATAGATGAAGTGGAATTTAAAGTTAAAGCTGGTGATGGTGGTAATGGAATTGTCAGTTTTCGCCGTGAAAAATTTATTGATCAGGGTGGTCCTGATGGAGGAGATGGCGGTGATGGAGGCAGTATTATTCTAAAAGTAGATGAAGGAATGAATACTTTAGCTGATTATCGCTATAATAATATCTATAAAGCTGATCGCGGCCAAAATGGTCAGGGTAAAAAAATGCACGGGAAAAATGGTGAAGATCTTTATTTAGATGTACCACCAGGAACAATGGTTTATGATGCAGACACTGATCAGTTTTTAGCAGATTTAAAAGAAGCTGGAGACCAGTATGTTATTGCCGAAGGTGGTAAAGGGGGTAGAGGTAACGCTAGATTTAAAAAATCTACTCGTAAAGCACCTCGTTTTTCTGAAAATGGAGCCAAAGGTAAATTGAGAAAAGTTAGACTTGAATTAAAAGTTCTAGCGGATGTGGGTCTAGTTGGTTATCCGAATGTTGGTAAATCAACTTTAATCTCTCAGGTTTCACATGCCAAACCAAAAATTGATTCTTATCATTTCACAACTTTACATCCTAATTTAGGTGTAGTTAAATATGGAGAATATCAATCTTTTGTAATGGCAGATATTCCTGGTATAATAGAAGGAGCTCACCAGGGAACAGGTTTAGGTGACGAATTTTTAAAGCATCTGGAAAGAACCAGACTCCTAGTACATGTTATTGATGTTTCGGGTATTGAAGGTAGAGACCCTTTAGCAGATTTTGAAACTATTAATAATGAACTAAATAAATATAATGACTATCTTGCTTCTTTAGAGCAGGTTGTTGCTTTAAATAAAATTGACTTAGAAGAAGGTAGACAGAATATAGAAACAGTTAAATCAGAATTGAATGATCGCGGATATAGTGTTTTTCCTATTTCTGCAGTGACTGGTGAAGGTTGTAAACCTTTAATTTATCATTTAGGTCAGCGGCTGCAGGAACTGCCGGAAAGAGAAATAGAAAAAGAAGAAGAGGTAGTAATTAAGCCAGATTTTGTGGATGAACTCTATATTAAAAAGCTAAACAAAGATAAGTTCGAGATTAGAGGAACTTTATTAGATTCTTATTTAGAAAAAACTGATTTTAATAATGATGCGGCTGTACAGAGATTAATGAGAGTTTTAAAACATCATGGTCTAAATGAAATGATGAATTCAGAGGGAGTTAAAGAAGGGGACACAGTTGTAATTGGTCCTTTAGAGTTTGATTATGTAGAATAA